From the Methanofastidiosum sp. genome, the window CATATATGCTTCTGGTATTTGTACTGATATGAGTTTCATTAGTGTCCCTCTAGCATCTGTATAATATCTAGGAGATACATATATATAAGAGTTTCGGTTATCCAGATATCTCTTATAACCTATCTGGGTATCTTCCTGATGTGTTTCTTGTATTATCCTTATACCCCCATAATATTATTAATATATTATATAGACACTTCATACCTATTGTCTGGATAATTCAATAGTGGTATTGTAATATCGCTCACGGATTATCATTATGGATAATCATTGTCTTTCATGTGGGTTATCCAGTAAATACTAATTTTGTTAACTAATATATATAGTTTTCGGTTAATAATGATAAACAATACTTCTTTTAGATTTCCATAAAGTATTACCAATTATAAACTTTATTAACAATGCACAACGATAATTTTTTAAGAAAAGGTAATATAGTATAATCATGTTACTGGTATTTGAATCCCAAATTAATGATGCAGTAACTCTAGTTGAGATCTTAAAGAAAAATGGAGCGCTTGCTATTTTTGATGAAAGTAAGTCTTATGGATTTAATCATATATCTATGGCGTTATACCAAACAACTCAAGCATTTAAGAATAAATCAAATTTTGCTGAAGACTTTTCACTTGAATATTTGATCAGATTGTCAGGAGAAAAACAGATATCTAAAGCTCTAACTTTTGGCATTAAGAATGGATTTAATAGAATAGGAATAATAACTAATGAAGAAAATAAAGATAAAATTACTCAAATTTTAGGCCAGTCTGTTGCCCCCGGAAAATATGATAAAGATTTCATAATAGGGTATTTTGAAATAAAAGATATCAATAATCATTTAGAAACAGAAAAAAAGATATTTGAAAAGATTGCATTGCTTAACACAAAAATATAGATTAATGATAACTAAAATTTATAATATTGAATAACATTAAATATTATCTTTTTTAAGTTTTCATTACGAAATGCGCAAGATTTACAATAAGATTTTTAAAGATACGTCTTTGTTTATGCCTGTGTATCCTGAAGAAATAATCGATATGCTCTTTTTGTTAATAAATGAAGTATCCGTTATGGTAACTGTAATCGCAGTAGTTGTAAGTTCTTTTGATCATGTTAAGCAAGTTGTAATAGAAAAAAAATTCACTTATAAAAATCAAATTATTATGATTCTCTTATTTGGAGCTTTTTCAATATTTGGAAATTATTCTGGAGTAAAGCTTTCTTCAGGTGCTATAGCAAATATTCGGGATATAGGGCCACTTGTTGCAGGCCTTATAGGTGGGCCTGTAATAGGTATTGGCGCGGGATTAATTGGAGGAGTAAACAGATACTTTGGAGGGGGTTTTACTGCGCTTCCTTGTTCAATTGCAACTTTTTCAGCAGGCCTGATTGGGGGATTAATATACAGGTACAATAATAAAGAATTTGTCGGAGCATATAATGCAACTATTATTGCAGCTTTAATTGAACTATACCATATGGGGATTACTTTAGTCCTTGCAAAACCTTTTGACCAAGCGTTAGAAGTAGTAAAAATTGTAGTAATACCTATGACTTTGTCAAATGCACTAGGTGTTGCAATATTTTCTCTTATAATTGGTAGCTTAATTAAGGACAAAAAGAAGATAAAAGAACTTGAAGAAAATTTAGATATTATTGCAACAAAAGAAGAACTAATATAGCGGGCCTGATGGGATTTGAACCCACGTTCTCAGGGTCCGAAGCCCTGCGCCATATCCACTAGACCACAGGCCCTATAGAATCTAAATCTAGGAATTTATAAATATATTCGAAATCCTTAAATATTAAGTATAATAAGCCTGTTTAGACTCTTTTAGGAGAGAAAAATAATGCCCAAAAGACGGAAAATATCAAGACCTTTTAAGTATAAGCCAGTGAGCGTAAAAGATCTTTTAGTTGAGATGAAAGATATCTCTGAGTTAATGGTAGATTTAGCCTATTCTTCAATACTTTTCAAAAATAAAGAAATAGCAGAAGATGTAACTGAACTTGAGAGCAGAATGGATGAATTAAATTATAGAATAAGGATAACGGCGATGCTTGCTGCAAGGAGTGTTGAAGACGCAGAAAGAATTTCTGCTGTTTTGCAATTTGCCTCAGCTTCTGAAAAAATATCAAATGCAGCTGGAGATTTATCCAATATTATCTTAAGAGACATGAAAATACATCCAATAGTCTATGAGGCTCTTGAAGACGCTGAAGAACAGATAGAAAAATATGAAGTATCGCCTAAATCAATAATATCCCACATGACACTGAAAAAAGCGGAACTAGGGTCTAAAATAGGCACTTATATAATCGCTGTAAAAAGAAAAGACTCTATCAAATATAATCCTTCAAAGGGTTTTGTTATTAAAGAAGGGGATGTACTAATTGCAAGAGGTAGCAACACTGGCCTTGAAATATTGAAGAGTATATGTAGTGGAATTAAAACAAAGTGGTGATATAATGGAAGCTGGCATGGCAGATATCTTAACTCAAATGAAAAATAATTCAGAACTAATGGTTGCACTATCATATACTGCTCTTTTATATAATAATAAATACATCGCAGAGGAAGTAATGGAACTTGAAGAGATTGTGGATAAACTGAACTATGAAATGGGTAGAAAAATACTTGAAAAAGCTTCTAAGGTTAGTAACCCTGAAGATCTACTAAGTCTGATCCATATAACTGAAGCAACTGAAGCCATTGCTGATGCAGCTTCAGAAATAGCGGATATTGTAACTAGAGGAATAGATGCTCACCCAATATTCAAAGAGGCAATGAAAGAAACTGATCAAATAATTGCCAGAGTAAAAATATGTTCAAACTCGATTATTATAGATAAAACTTTTCAAGAAATTAAATTGCAAAGCAAAACTGGAATTTACATATTTCTCATAAAGAGGGGTAAAGAGTATATTTATTCCCCAAAGAAGAATTTCAAAGTTCACGAGGGGGACATACTCTATGGTATTGGTATGGAAAGTGGCATAGAAAAATTACAAGAACTTGCTAACTGCAGGCCTCAGGCGTAATTTTTATTCTTAATTTCCCAGTTAGTCTCATGAATAAGATTGCCAATCCACCGGCTATGACTAAATAAATCATTAGAATTTCTAAGGATATTGAACCTAGGATAAAATTGGCCGACTGATACAATATAAATGAAAATACTGCTGTGAAAAATGTTAGCGCAAGTGTACTTATTACCTCTTTCTTATTAGTGGAGTAAGCTTCTATGAATCTACCAAACATAGCTATTGCAAAAGCAACATATATGAGTTCTATTCTTGATAGAATTGTTGCTATTACTAAAGGTATACTTTGCCAAGTTGGAAATTGAAGAAGATAATAATAACTCTGCCATACTCCGACAATGCCCAATAATACTGCGATAAGATAAAAAACAAATCCAACTCTCTTCGGAGAAAATTCTTTCTTTAAGAAATTATCAATTCCAAATCCCTTGAAAAATAAGTATATCCCAATGATAAATAAAAATCCAAACCACCCTAGTTGTGGTTTTCCCAATAAAAAAGCCGCCCCAAAAAGTAGGAAAACTAATCCAGGCGCTCCTAGCATAAGCCCTGCAAGTTTTCGATCTTCCATGATCTCTTTTATGTATCTGTGAAGAATAAAATAAGTTTCTTCAATTGTTTCGCTTTGCTGTATAACTATTCTATCTATCGATATTATAGATACCTTTGATTGAATGGCTGGTAAAATATTTTCATCTTCTCGCCCATCTGTTACAAGAATTACTCCCTTAATCTTTATTTTTTTAAGAACGTGATCAAGTTGATCTGATAGTACTATGTCAGATTTTACACCAACATCGATATCTCCAGTAAGTGCTACAACTTCACAAGGGGTATCCTCTTTTTTTAGTTTTCGATAAACTTGTATTGCCCTAAAAAGAACATTTGTATCAGATTCAGTAGGGTCAGCTGTACCGAGTTCCATTGCTGCATTTAGGATATTTTTTTCTCCTATTATAGGTCCTTGAATACCTGTTTTTACTCCCAGATCATTATCCCTATCAACTGAAAGTACCAATATTTTCTTCTCAAACATCGGTTTCTACCATCTTCTTTTTGACTGAGTCTATTTTATCTTGCATGGAAGACTTCTTGTCTAGCCTATAATCAATCTTTATGTTAGTTATAATTCTTTCTATTCCCATTTCAAATAATAAATTATGTGAGTTATCAATTAATTTAGATATCTCGTTCCACTCTCCTTCTACAATTGTTCCCATAGAAGTGAGCTGATACTTTAATCCACTTTTTTCTATGTTTTTAATAACTTTAGCTATATATGTACTAAGAGATGTTCCAACTCCAATAGGGACAAAAGATATTTCTACTATCAAATATTTCCTCCCGCTTGAAGAATCTTCAGTTCTTCCAAGGTGAGTTTTTCTCCATTTTTAAATTTCTCTAAGATATCCTCACTTTTCTTTGATAACTCTTTTTTCTTTTCTTTTATCTTTTTTTCTTTTTCCTGCTTCTCAGTTTTTCTTGAATTGATCTCTAATCCCTTGATTTTAGCCCTTAGTTCTCTTATTTTATCGTAAAGTTCATCAACATTTTTTTTCTTTTCAAGATAGTTCTTGTGTATGTTATCGGCTTCTTTTTTTATATCCTCAGAACTATTGAAATAGTAGATCATACGCTCATGATACTTAGTGGATTCATCAGATAGTTCCAAAACTTTTTTGTGGTATTCCTCAGAATTTTTTTTCAACGTGTCTAAATCTTTTCGAGAAAAGTGAGCTTCTTTAGAAAGCTCTTCATAATTTTTAGATTCTTTAAGATTCTTTTTTAATTCCTTAATCATGTCAACTAGTTGACGTTCTTTATCTAATGAAAGAACTTCTGTTTCAAGTTTCCATTCGATATTATCTATCTTTTTTTCAATTTCTGAAGAAGAAGTTATATCCTTGTTCTTTGTAGCTTCTTTTATCCTATTCAAAGAGTCATAGATTGCTTTTAATTTTGAACTATTTTCTTCTCGCAAAGTTTTGTATTTTTTTGTTTCTTCGTTAGCTTTATCCCTAAGTTCCTTGTTTTCCTTACCTTTCTTGATTAGATCAGATACTTGAGCATTTTTCTCATCTCTTTTTTGCTTTAAGGCCAAAAGATCTTTTTTGTAGGATTCCGCCTCAGATTCCATCGCCTTCAATTCATTTGAAATTCTTATGATTTCATCGTCTACTGAACCTTCCAAAGACATACCTCAACAGGTAAATAATAGTATCATTTATAATTATTTTGGTTAAATCAGTAAAGGATATATATTTCCCCTTATAATTAGGCTTATGTCT encodes:
- a CDS encoding DUF373 family protein, which produces MFEKKILVLSVDRDNDLGVKTGIQGPIIGEKNILNAAMELGTADPTESDTNVLFRAIQVYRKLKKEDTPCEVVALTGDIDVGVKSDIVLSDQLDHVLKKIKIKGVILVTDGREDENILPAIQSKVSIISIDRIVIQQSETIEETYFILHRYIKEIMEDRKLAGLMLGAPGLVFLLFGAAFLLGKPQLGWFGFLFIIGIYLFFKGFGIDNFLKKEFSPKRVGFVFYLIAVLLGIVGVWQSYYYLLQFPTWQSIPLVIATILSRIELIYVAFAIAMFGRFIEAYSTNKKEVISTLALTFFTAVFSFILYQSANFILGSISLEILMIYLVIAGGLAILFMRLTGKLRIKITPEACS
- a CDS encoding potassium channel protein, with translation MPKRRKISRPFKYKPVSVKDLLVEMKDISELMVDLAYSSILFKNKEIAEDVTELESRMDELNYRIRITAMLAARSVEDAERISAVLQFASASEKISNAAGDLSNIILRDMKIHPIVYEALEDAEEQIEKYEVSPKSIISHMTLKKAELGSKIGTYIIAVKRKDSIKYNPSKGFVIKEGDVLIARGSNTGLEILKSICSGIKTKW
- a CDS encoding MTH1187 family thiamine-binding protein gives rise to the protein MIVEISFVPIGVGTSLSTYIAKVIKNIEKSGLKYQLTSMGTIVEGEWNEISKLIDNSHNLLFEMGIERIITNIKIDYRLDKKSSMQDKIDSVKKKMVETDV